The Phaeocystidibacter marisrubri DNA segment CGTATAAAGGTGAAATTCCAGGTCGTCAAAACGGTTCATTGATCAACATGGAAAAAGGAACTGCAATTCCTTACTCCATCAACCGTCTTCAAGATCGCGGTAAGTTCTTCGTTGATCCAGGTGTAGACATCTACGGTGGTCAAGTTATCGGTGAGAACTCACGTGCGGGAGATATGGTGGTGAACATCACTAAAACAAAACACCTCACCAACATCCGTTCATCGGGTGCAGATGATAAAATGCGAATTGCTCCAGCGATTATATTCAGTTTGGAAGAAGCATTGGAATACATCCAAGGTGATGAGTATGTAGAAGTTACTCCTTCAAATATTCGCTTGCGTAAGATCCTTTTGAACGAAAGTGATCGCAAGCGCTCAGGCGGAGCTTAATTTACCTGAACAACTCGATTGAAAGCCGGTTAGCAATTCTGTTAACCGGCTTTTTTTTCATGTCTATTTCTTCATCGTCTCCTTCAAAAGCCACTCCTCTAGGAATGAACCTATTCTTGAGTCAAAAGACCTTTTCTTTCCTCCTCGAGCAAGCCATCATTCACCCATAGTCGGAGATCAAAACTAACGGTTTGTCTAACCATTCCATGATCTCTTGAGTACCCTTGTTTGGTCACAAGACCTGCTTTTTTGGAATAAATGTATCCTTCTGATGATAATTGTAACCGAAAGAATGCAACGCTTATTCCATCCTATCCTCAGCACCCCTCCCCTCCCGTTTTCTATCGCAATGCCGTTTCAATCTTTCCAATGCCTCTCTTAAGCCTTTGAGGGAATACAGAATAACATAGGTGATGTTGTTGTCATCCTCTTACACCTTGAGGTATTCTTTGTCATATTGGACATGAAACTCTTGAAGAGTGGCGAATCTAGACGCTTCAAAATCTGTCAAAAGGACGTACAACTAATTCTCCCATCTTTCATGGGATTTGCTCGTAAAGCCCTATTTTGGATTCATGGATTTTACGTCTTCATTAGATTACTTGATAGCGCTGGCTCTAATCGTCATTCTATCTTACTTCTTTAATATCATATCACGCCTCACGCGCATTCCATCAGTATTGATGCTGATTGGAACCGGAGTAGGTATAGCTTATGGTATGAAGGCATTGAACACTCCGACCATCGACCTTACCCCGATTCTGGAAATCTTGGGTACAGTTGGATTGATTATGATTGTCTTAGAGGCCGCATTGGATTTGGAATTGACCAAGGATAAACGGCATATGATCTATTCAAGTTTAACCTTATCCATAGTAGAATTAGCTAGTACCGCAGCTCTTTTGGCCGCGCTCATTCACTATACCATGGATGCCAATTGGCAATCGTCCATCATCTATGCCATCCCACTGTCTATCCTGAGTTCCGCCATTGTGATCCCTTCCGTTGGGAGCCTGGGTCACAACAAGCGCGAGTTCATGATTTACCAAAGTACTTTCTCAGACATCCTGGGAATTATGATGTTCTATTTCATCCTAGAAGGCTTCAAAGCCGAAGGTGGTGGAGAACTGGCACTCATGTTCAGTTGGACGTTCATCTTCTCTTTTGTGATCTCTATCATAACTAGTTACTTACTGGTATTTATCCTTCAGAACATCAAGACAGAAGTGAAGCTGTTTCTCCTTATTGCAGTCCTTATCTTGATCTATGCGATTGGGAAAAAATTCCACTTGAGTTCGCTCCTCATCATCCTAATTTTTGGATTGATATTAAACAATTCGAAACTCTTCTTCCGAGGAAAACTCGCGAAATGGCTCAAGTATTCTATCATGGAAGGTCTCTTAAAGGACTTCCGCCTCATCACTTTAGAGTCTTCTTTCATCATCCGAACCTTCTTCTTTATCGTGTTCGGTATGTACATTGATTTGCCTTCCCTACTCTCTCCAATGGTCTTTACCTTTTCCACCATCGCCCTATTGGGAATGTATGTATTGAGAGATTTGTGGATGAATGTGTTCATCGGGCGAGATACAAAGCCAGAGTTGTTTATTGCTCCACGAGGGCTGATCACCATTCTCCTCTTCTTCAATATTCCTGCTGAAATGGAGATTGAAGCCTTTGATAATGGCATCCTACTCTACATCATCATCGCGACAAGTTTGGTGATGACATGGAGTTTGATTTCGTATGAACCTAAATCGGGGAAGGTGAAAAAGTCGGGGAAACTCTCTGAAGAGACCTAATCAGTACCTGACTTCGAACTTGTATTCAGAACCCAGAACGGCAATTTCAGATTGATCAACACCGATCACCACGGCCATCGGTGGACCTTCACTCAGCCAATTCACGAAGGCAGTTAAAGGCGAATCATCCCCTTCAACTTCTAGGAGAACCGATCCATCGGGTTCATTCTTAACCCACCCCACAAGGCCTAATGCTGTAGCCTTTTCTGCGGTAGACACGCGGTAGAAAACACCCTGTACTTTTCCTCGCACTTTAATGCGCCATCTCTTCGTCATCCGGATCTGGATTTTTGGAACTGTAGTGTCGCTTCAACCACATAGACAACCCATCGAGTCCTGGGAATAATACACGTTCTGTAATATTGGCCTGATCGAGTTTATCTCTAATCTCCCATTTTAATTCTTTGGGAATAACAATTCGATACACAAAGGAATCGTGATCTTCCAACCACTCGTCCATAGAAGCCGTGCTAGAGCTCAAAAGTGAGAAAAGGGCAAACTGGTTGATAATACGCTCATCGAGTGAAGGAGGCTCTAAGAAGAGTAAAAATTCCTCCTCGTCCAAGCGCTTCAGACTGTCGAGATCCTTACACACAGAATCCAGCATTTCTGCGGTGAATGTATTCGATTGTTCGCGATTGATAACATCTTTCAACCGATCGGGTAGAAATTGATTGAGCTTCACGTAATTAGTAGCCCAAATAATTCCATCTCGGTCGTATTTCTGAATATCATTTGTCGCAAAATGAAGGGCAACATAAGGTGAATACGTCCAGTCCAACAAACGTGTTGGAAGTCCGTGGTGCTGCGCCAAGGCCAGAATATTCCAAACTGAATTTTCAGTGATAGCCGATTTCAAAGCATACTTGCGGAAATTGCGCAATAGGTGACGTTCCAACCTATCGTATGGGCCGCCCAATCGTGCAAGGGACGTTTTGAGAGTATGATCAGAATCATTCATTCCCCGGTAGATATACGGCGATCGGTATCGACCAATTCCCGGGTCAAATGAATCTTGGAATAACAATTCTTGGAGCTCCTTCCAGCTCTGTGCTACGGTAGTTTGCATGGGAGCTTGAAGGTATGAAAGGATGTGCAATTTTAGGTCTTCAGACCCATCAAACTCACAAAACTATTTTCTCTAATTCTGCTAGGCACTACAGCGCGTCGGGCGAGTCGAATGAACTGTGTTTTGCTCGGGTAACACGGCATTGACTTCTCCGTTGCCTGTGACACTTCAGCTACATCCAAATACGGCAGGTTCAATTCTCGACAAGCCTTTGTGTCTACAGATCCATCTCCCACGTAGGTCACTTTCTCAAAATCAGAAACGCCATACCAACGCTTAGAAGATTCTATAGCCTTGTTCACTAAGTCCACTTTTGTGAGGATTCCTTCTCCCGTAACAATGTGAAATCTTCGCGTGTAGAACCCCGAACCTCGCAAGCTCATGTGTGCTAAATCGTGCCACGAGGTAGTGGCAATAGCAAAGCCCCAAGATTTTGAAGACTGCAAGTGTCTCAATAACTCTGGGGCTCCCAAAACTGCTTTGAAGCGATCGCTTTCGAGCAGATATGTTTCTGTCAGTATTCGCTGATAAACGGCATAAATCTCATCCCACTCTTCCCGAGTTGGTTCACTCCCTCTCACAAAGCTCCACACTTTTCTTACAAAGGCGGTCTCTGTCTCTTCAGGGCGAAATTCGCACACCGATTTCATCGGTATAGAAAGAACTTGAGTAAGCGTCTTCCAAAGCACTTTATTTTCAAAAGCACTTGAATGCACCAAAGTTCCCGATACGTCAAAGAGTATGAGGTTCATTGTCTTATTTTCAGTTGGCGGTCGATAGGTCTCTCTTGCGCAGGCTTAAAAGCATTCTGCTTCAGCAATTTATACAATTGTTTACACTAGTAACAAACTTATTGTATAGAAAATGTTGAAAAATTTACATCCTGTAAAAGTTTTCTTTCATTATCGAATCAATTTGTAAGAATTCTCTGAACCCTTGGGCAAGTAGCTCCCCTTTTGATCCATGTACATAAATCAATGAGGGAAAAGAGCGCACTCCTAATTGATGGGCATAGATGTATTGTTGCCGAACCAAATTAACGGTCTCAGGCGAATAGAAAACCGCCTTAAACGGTTCGAAATTCAACCCCAAACCTTCAACTAATTCTCTGTAGCTATACGCATCAGATAACGATAAACCCTCTTCAAAAAAGAGCTTTTGAATCCCATGTGCGATCTCCACTTGCCGTTCAGGAACATGCTGCTTTAGCCAAGCAAAGGCCGCTCCTGAGTGCTCTGAATTCATTTCAAATTCATCCAAACGTGAAAGAACATTCTCTTTAAACGCGTCAGAAAATTCATACCCCGCATGTGCCTCTATTTCAGCAATTGCCTGTGGATAATTCGCAGCGATACTTCCTAACAGTCCTACTCTATCCCCTACGTATAATCCACCCGCAAATATGTCAATCTGAGCAAAGTCACCATAAGCTTCTTGAAGTGGGGCAATCACCTTCTCTCCAAAAACATGGCACCATGCACAAAGGGGGTCAAAAACATAGATAAACTTGCGCGTCTCTCTCATTTATTACCTGCATCAAAGTTGAGAAAGCACTACTAACCCAATGTTCGCTAAATGTTATATCGAAGTTGCATGACATAGCTGCGAGGGGCGCCAACCAAAGCGGGACGAGGGTAGTACTCTCGGTTCAAAAGATTATTCACCACCAAGGTAATGGATACATCGCTGCTAGCCATGTATTTTAAACGAACATCTACTTGCCAATCTCCATTCGATTGATGGGTACGCGCTTCTTCAACACCGGGAATAAACTGACTAAAGAGAGGGTCCACAAAAATCTGATCGATGTTCTGCATGAAATCGTTGTAGCGAACACTCGTACCGGCCGACCATCGATACCAATCCCATTGTAGATCCGACTTGAACAACACTTGATACCGATATTTCAAGACGTTGCTCTCGGGGTTTGAAGACGTAGATTGATAAGACATCTCGGTGTCTGGCTGACCAGGTAATAGACCAGGATAAGTAGCATACACAT contains these protein-coding regions:
- a CDS encoding cation:proton antiporter domain-containing protein is translated as MDFTSSLDYLIALALIVILSYFFNIISRLTRIPSVLMLIGTGVGIAYGMKALNTPTIDLTPILEILGTVGLIMIVLEAALDLELTKDKRHMIYSSLTLSIVELASTAALLAALIHYTMDANWQSSIIYAIPLSILSSAIVIPSVGSLGHNKREFMIYQSTFSDILGIMMFYFILEGFKAEGGGELALMFSWTFIFSFVISIITSYLLVFILQNIKTEVKLFLLIAVLILIYAIGKKFHLSSLLIILIFGLILNNSKLFFRGKLAKWLKYSIMEGLLKDFRLITLESSFIIRTFFFIVFGMYIDLPSLLSPMVFTFSTIALLGMYVLRDLWMNVFIGRDTKPELFIAPRGLITILLFFNIPAEMEIEAFDNGILLYIIIATSLVMTWSLISYEPKSGKVKKSGKLSEET
- a CDS encoding acylphosphatase, which translates into the protein MTKRWRIKVRGKVQGVFYRVSTAEKATALGLVGWVKNEPDGSVLLEVEGDDSPLTAFVNWLSEGPPMAVVIGVDQSEIAVLGSEYKFEVRY
- a CDS encoding FRG domain-containing protein is translated as MQTTVAQSWKELQELLFQDSFDPGIGRYRSPYIYRGMNDSDHTLKTSLARLGGPYDRLERHLLRNFRKYALKSAITENSVWNILALAQHHGLPTRLLDWTYSPYVALHFATNDIQKYDRDGIIWATNYVKLNQFLPDRLKDVINREQSNTFTAEMLDSVCKDLDSLKRLDEEEFLLFLEPPSLDERIINQFALFSLLSSSTASMDEWLEDHDSFVYRIVIPKELKWEIRDKLDQANITERVLFPGLDGLSMWLKRHYSSKNPDPDDEEMAH
- a CDS encoding HAD family hydrolase, which codes for MNLILFDVSGTLVHSSAFENKVLWKTLTQVLSIPMKSVCEFRPEETETAFVRKVWSFVRGSEPTREEWDEIYAVYQRILTETYLLESDRFKAVLGAPELLRHLQSSKSWGFAIATTSWHDLAHMSLRGSGFYTRRFHIVTGEGILTKVDLVNKAIESSKRWYGVSDFEKVTYVGDGSVDTKACRELNLPYLDVAEVSQATEKSMPCYPSKTQFIRLARRAVVPSRIRENSFVSLMGLKT
- a CDS encoding DsbA family protein; the protein is MRETRKFIYVFDPLCAWCHVFGEKVIAPLQEAYGDFAQIDIFAGGLYVGDRVGLLGSIAANYPQAIAEIEAHAGYEFSDAFKENVLSRLDEFEMNSEHSGAAFAWLKQHVPERQVEIAHGIQKLFFEEGLSLSDAYSYRELVEGLGLNFEPFKAVFYSPETVNLVRQQYIYAHQLGVRSFPSLIYVHGSKGELLAQGFREFLQIDSIMKENFYRM